Proteins from a genomic interval of Spiroplasma diminutum CUAS-1:
- the ispG gene encoding flavodoxin-dependent (E)-4-hydroxy-3-methylbut-2-enyl-diphosphate synthase: MVNRVDTRKVMVGNLQIGGNNEVIIQSMTTSKTHDIGETLKQINSLYKEGCQIVRVAVLGIDDANALQEIVKNSPVPIVADIHFNYKFALIAADAGCAKIRINPGNIGIEENTIAVVEKCKEKNIPIRIGVNSGSLPKKMVEKYGWTAKAMVESLREHIEILEKYDFKNIIYSLKATDPLMAIEAYELASENWNYPAHLGITEAGSLLNGAIKSSFGLGYLLQKGIGSTIRISLSEDPVEEIKVAKRLLNSLGLFHNMVEVIACPTCGRLEFSLREVVKEVEDFVEELQFPLKVAILGCVVNGPGEASQADIGIAGGNKGGIIFKKGKIFKTVSQDKLVPELKDLIMEYYEEWKKMQ, from the coding sequence ATGGTTAATAGAGTTGATACTAGAAAAGTAATGGTAGGAAATCTACAAATTGGTGGAAATAACGAAGTTATAATTCAATCTATGACAACTTCTAAAACTCATGATATTGGTGAAACTTTAAAACAGATTAATTCCTTATATAAAGAAGGCTGCCAAATTGTTCGTGTAGCTGTATTAGGAATTGATGATGCAAATGCACTTCAAGAAATCGTTAAAAATTCTCCAGTTCCTATAGTTGCAGATATTCATTTCAATTATAAATTTGCATTAATAGCAGCAGATGCTGGATGTGCAAAAATTAGAATTAATCCTGGAAATATTGGAATTGAAGAAAATACTATAGCTGTTGTTGAAAAATGTAAAGAAAAAAATATTCCTATAAGAATAGGAGTAAACTCAGGTAGTTTACCTAAAAAAATGGTTGAAAAATATGGTTGAACAGCAAAGGCAATGGTTGAATCATTAAGAGAACATATTGAAATTTTAGAAAAGTATGATTTTAAAAACATAATTTATTCTTTAAAAGCAACTGATCCATTAATGGCAATTGAAGCATATGAACTTGCAAGTGAAAATTGAAACTATCCAGCACATTTAGGAATAACTGAAGCTGGAAGTTTATTGAATGGAGCAATCAAATCAAGTTTTGGATTAGGCTATCTTTTACAAAAAGGTATTGGTAGTACTATAAGAATTAGTTTAAGTGAAGATCCAGTAGAAGAAATTAAAGTAGCAAAAAGACTTTTAAATTCTTTGGGCTTATTTCATAATATGGTTGAGGTAATTGCTTGTCCAACTTGTGGTAGATTAGAATTTTCATTAAGAGAAGTTGTAAAGGAAGTTGAAGATTTTGTAGAAGAACTACAATTTCCACTAAAAGTTGCGATACTTGGTTGCGTAGTAAATGGTCCAGGAGAAGCAAGTCAAGCAGATATTGGAATTGCTGGTGGAAACAAGGGTGGAATAATCTTCAAAAAAGGTAAAATTTTTAAAACTGTTAGTCAGGATAAATTAGTACCTGAATTAAAAGATTTAATAATGGAATACTATGAGGAATGAAAAAAGATGCAATAG
- a CDS encoding segregation and condensation protein A: MEKWNEIQLNNFNGPLDLLLHLIKEKEMDIMDINLLDLSSQYILYIKNYESLDIEIASEYLVMAAYLIELKSKLLIPKEQMEVDSNYEEQERDELIRRLMEYHKIKEVTEFFKIKQEDFLKSFSKSKSIIKIAKIDDDKLPLAENNIDIEKFSNIFLKAIEKNKFKKMEVNTINAPEVSPEEVAEEIKTFLKINNIDEIELGKLIELKELSIRMMVATFLAVLDLAAKKFITLSQNNDEVIVKYLG, translated from the coding sequence ATGGAAAAATGAAATGAAATACAATTAAATAACTTTAATGGACCTCTTGATCTTTTATTACATTTAATAAAAGAAAAGGAAATGGATATAATGGATATTAATTTATTGGATTTATCATCGCAATATATTTTATACATAAAAAATTATGAATCTTTGGACATTGAAATTGCAAGTGAATACTTAGTAATGGCAGCTTATTTAATAGAATTAAAATCTAAACTTTTAATCCCAAAAGAACAAATGGAAGTTGATTCAAACTATGAAGAACAAGAAAGAGATGAATTAATACGAAGACTTATGGAATATCATAAGATTAAAGAGGTAACTGAATTCTTTAAAATTAAACAAGAAGATTTCTTAAAATCATTTAGTAAATCAAAATCTATTATTAAAATAGCAAAAATTGATGATGATAAATTACCATTAGCTGAAAATAATATTGATATTGAAAAATTCTCAAATATATTCTTAAAAGCTATTGAAAAGAACAAATTCAAGAAAATGGAGGTTAATACTATTAATGCTCCAGAAGTTTCTCCAGAAGAAGTTGCAGAAGAAATTAAAACATTCTTAAAAATTAATAATATAGATGAAATTGAATTAGGAAAATTAATTGAATTAAAAGAATTATCAATTAGAATGATGGTGGCTACTTTTTTAGCAGTTTTAGATTTAGCTGCAAAAAAATTTATCACACTTTC